In Felis catus isolate Fca126 chromosome E1, F.catus_Fca126_mat1.0, whole genome shotgun sequence, the following proteins share a genomic window:
- the LOC102899494 gene encoding CMRF35-like molecule 7, giving the protein MWLLLVLFLPIVQGSYPLMAVSNAVSGPVRGSVTVQCRYEPGWETYKKWWCRGAKWENCRILVKTNGSGEKAKGNQVSIQDNQKMHMFTVTMEELRWNDADTYWCGIEKSGTDLGVKVKVTIDPVTMQCHYGPEWETYVRSWCQDADLSSCTIVVQTTGSELKKNHVSINQKMHTFSMTIWGE; this is encoded by the exons ATGTGGCTGCTCCTGGTTCTGTTCCTTCCCATCGTCCAAG GCTCATATCCCCTTATGGCAGTGTCAAATGCAGTGAGTGGCCCCGTGCGGGGCTCGGTGACCGTGCAGTGTCGCTATGAACCCGGGTGGGAGACCTACAAGAAGTGGTGGTGTCGAGGAGCTAAATGGGAGAACTGCCGTATCCTTGTGAAAACCAATGGATCAGGGGAGAAAGCAAAGGGTAACCAAGTGTCCATCCAGGACAATCAGAAAATGCACATGTTCACCGTGACCATGGAGGAGCTCAGGTGGAACGATGCAGACACCTATTGGTGTGGGATTGAGAAATCTGGAACTGACCTTGGGGTCAAAGTCAAAGTGACCATTGACCCAG TGACCATGCAATGTCACTATGGCCCAGAGTGGGAGACCTACGTGAGGTCCTGGTGTCAAGATGCTGATTTGAGTAGCTGCACCATCGTTGTTCAAACCACTGGATCAGAGTTGAAGAAGAACCATGTGTCCATCAATCAGAAAATGCACACATTCTCCATGACCATATGGGGGGAGTAA
- the LOC109494123 gene encoding CMRF35-like molecule 5, producing MWLLPVLFLLVVQGHFCTCLERMVRGREGGTLTTSCEYSPGWESYRKWWCRGKNWNSCKILVKTTGSEKLVKKGRASIQENRSRRIFTVTLEDLRREDADTYWCGIERTGNDLGYKFSIVVDPAPDPTDSPKPVARTPASRASSHPLTQGINSSQPIVLINPHSRSATLTINGAAENLPVWILLVPPFLATLEWLCQG from the exons ATGTGGCTGCTCCCGGTTCTGTTCCTTCTCGTCGTCCaag gCCACTTCTGCACCTGCTTGGAGAGAatggtgagaggcagagaggggggcacTCTGACCACATCCTGTGAGTATAGCCCAGGATGGGAATCCTACAGGAAGTGGTGGTGTCGCGGGAAGAATTGGAATTCCTGCAAAATCCTTGTTAAGACCACTGGGTCAGAGAAACTGGTGAAGAAGGGCAGAGCGTCCATCCAGGAAAATCGTAGCCGACGCATATTCACCGTGACCTTGGAGGATCTCCGTCGGGAAGACGCAGACACCTACTGGTGTGGGATTGAGCGAACCGGCAATGACCTGGGGTACAAATTTTCTATTGTTGTCGACCCAG CCCCTGATCCAACAGACTCTCCCAAGCCTGTAGCAAGAACACCAGCCAGTCGAGCTTCCTCTCATCCACTTACCCAGGGCATCAACAGCAGCCAGCCTATTGTTCTGATCAACCCCCACAGCAG ATCAGCGACCCTGACCATCAATGGAGCAGCAGAGAATCTTCCTGTGTGGATCCTCCTGGTACCTCCTTTCCTTGCCACCCTTGAGTGGCTCTGCCAAGGATAA